Proteins encoded within one genomic window of Anastrepha ludens isolate Willacy chromosome 4, idAnaLude1.1, whole genome shotgun sequence:
- the LOC128862158 gene encoding regulator of chromosome condensation: MPRMAVRRKASTPSNNSNNNNEEVDAPKRKLLRVAFQLPLPDRPNVVGRALVCGQGDMGQLGLGDDESKFERKRPALVDSIENVVDVRAGGMHNLVLTHEGIVYSFGCNDEGALGRDSSEDGSEFEPHPVELPGKVLKISAGDSHSASLLEDGRVFAWGSFRDSHGNMGLTLEGNKRLPIDVLPDTKCCDIASGADHLVILTCGGKVYTVGCGEQGQLGRVSLRSATGESRRGKTELLRPGEVAIKRGKPVDAIWATNYCTFLRESQTGKIWAFGLNNYKQLAYAKELSTIINPVDTKFQNVKQIAGGQHHTLVLKNDGSCYSIGRSDYGRLGLGTVNGDVKELQSIKGLKGLFVVGVSCGEAQSFALTDDGKLYSWGMGSNYQLGTGSDDDALEPIQIISKQTDGKRIIRVSSGGQHSIFLVESEVQPKPQSKTELGKSAQVKKASVAAVKEKETKPKSIDEKQKSTEAKDTPKTNGDSNLEEMDDDDSKKLEKQPAENNETGKDAAKRGRKKK, from the exons ATGCCGCGAATGGCCGTGCGCAGAAAGGCGTCAACACCTTCAAACaatagcaataataacaatGAAGAAGTTGATGCACCGAAACGGAAATTGCTGCGCGTGGCCTTCCAACTGCCATTACCGGATCGACCAAACGTGGTGGGGCGTGCTTTAGTGTGTGGGCAAGGAGATATGGGACAATTGGGTCTTGGTGACGATGAGTCGAAATTTGAACGCAAAAGACCCGCTCTGGTGGATTCTATAGAGAATGTAGTTGATGTGCGCGCAGGTGGTATGCACAATCTTGTATTGACGCATGAAGGCATTGTTTACTCCTTTGGGTGTAATGATGAAGGTGCTTTGGGACGTGATAGCAGCGAAGATGGCTCAGAATTTGAACCACACCCAGTAGAGCTTCCTGGAAAAGTGCTAAAGATTTCCGCAGGCGACTCTCATTCGGCAAGTTTGCTGGAAGATGGTCGCGTTTTTGCATGGGGATCCTTCCGCGACTCGCATGGAAATATGGGTTTGACATTAGAGGGAAATAAGCGACTTCCTATCGATGTTCTGCCAGACACTAAATGCTGCGACATTGCTTCCGGTGCCGACCACTTAGTCATACTTACATGCGGTGGAAAAGTATACACCGTGGGGTGTGGTGAACAAGGGCAATTGGGTCGTGTATCATTGCGGTCAGCAACTGGTGAAA GTCGCCGAGGTAAGACCGAGTTGCTTCGTCCGGGAGAAGTCGCCATCAAACGTGGCAAACCAGTTGATGCTATTTGGGCCACAAACTACTGCACTTTTCTGCGGGAGTCTCAAACGGGTAAAATTTGGGCGTTCGGGCTAAACAATTACAAACAGTTGGCATACGCCAAGGAGCTATCAACAATTATTAACCCAGTCGACACGAAATTCCAAAACGTTAAACAAATTGCTGGCGGACAGCATCATACATTAGTACTTAAGAATGATGGATCTTGTTATTCCATTGGACGCAGTGACTATGGACGACTTGGACTAGGAACTGTGAATGGCGATGTCAAGGAGCTGCAATCTATAAAAGGATTGAAAGGACTATTCGTCGTAGGTGTGTCATGTGGTGAAGCACAATCATTTGCATTAACCGATGATGGTAAATTATACTCGTGGGGCATGGGCTCAAATTACCAACTAGGTACTGGATCAGATGACGATGCACTGGAGCCCATTCAAATTATCAGCAAGCAAACCGACGGGAAACGAATCATACGAGTATCTAGCGGAGGACAACACAGTATATTCCTGGTAGAAAGTGAAGTACAGCCAAAACCGCAATCTAAAACAGAACTAGGAAAATCAGCGCAAGTAAAAAAAGCATCGGTGGCAGCTGTCAAAGAAAAGGAAACAAAACCAAAATCCATAGATGAGAAGCAGAAATCCACGGAGGCTAAGGATACGCCAAAGACGAATGGCGATTCTAATCTAGAGGAAATGGACGATGATGATTCTAAAAAACTGGAAAAGCAACCTGCCGAAAACAATGAGACTGGGAAAGACGCTGCTAAACGTGGACgcaaaaagaaataa
- the LOC128860866 gene encoding transcriptional repressor CTCF — MSEQIEGDSEARDLDTIIHSINKEIEEVTLCLTDDLDCDDEGSTKLIEDEDISNTENEDRQYYLDEGGNLYLTLSSEKPEKTGSSRKTIKPVLESQENHKAKNSRSGKISVNSGEENYTIYINSSKVKSEVEQNVDDPAPIEMNEEIYEFDELEEQSGTPVEGEQMSLLKVRPSNNTDSSGALLHSCPHCNYLTNKRYMLSRHMKSHSDDRPYICSVCDRGFKTNHSLQNHVNVHLGRKPHGCLSCESRFTTAGDLARHVRYKHTHEKRHKCTECDYATVEMSKLRRHMRAHTGERPYQCPHCTYASPDSFKLKRHLRIHTGEKPYECDICQSRFTQSNSLKSHKLIHSVDDKPVFQCALCPTTCSRKSDLRIHVQKLHYSEKPIPCRRCGKELPDRYSYKIHAKTHEGERCYSCDQCNYKSISIRNLDIHKQIHSDEKPFGCDKCGQSFRQKQLLGRHTNLYHNDNYVPPPKLERTHKCPYCTRTFAHKGNMVRHMQLHDAAVGNGKDLKIEDEKTDSDTLFDFEDPYMIDDESVSAEHFEEYEVIEEADETEENLTIEQVEPTSSKTRSVRNSLKVQPEMTKTIRKENKYGIKMENVYESIVEDDETDLPEYMVVKVLQSDDELEEEGDGCVILTNFDNVRAIDNSQLKEDVDNCFGFKMEDGNDADERTVLLDIVEDN, encoded by the exons ATGTCTGAGCAAATTGAGGGCGATTCTGAAGCTCGGGATTTGGATACCATTATACACTCGATAAACAAAGAAATTGAGGAAGTGACACTTTGCCTAACTGATGATTTAGATTGCGATGATGAAGGGTCTACAAAACTTATAGAAGATGAAGATATTAGTAACACAGAAAATGAAGATAGACAATATTACTTGGATGAAGGTGGGAACTTATATCTAACCTTAAGTTcagaaaaaccagaaaaaacTGGGAGCAGCCGGAAAACAATAAAGCCTGTCTTAGAGAGCCAAGAAAATCATAAGG CTAAAAATTCTAGATCTGGTAAAATTTCTGTAAATTCTGGAGAAGAAAACTATACGATTTACATTAATTCTTCAAAAGTTAAATCCGAAGTGGAACAAAATGTCGATGATCCAGCTCCCATTGAAATGAACGAAGAAATCTACGAGTTCGATGAGTTGGAAGAGCAGAGTGGAACACCGGTTGAAGGTGAACAAATGTCGTTATTGAAAGTGAGGCCGTCGAACAATACGGATTCTTCTGGTGCATTGTTGCATTCTTGTCCACATTGTAATTATCTAACAAATAAGCGATATATGTTATCCCGTCATATGAAATCCCATTCGGACGATCGCCCGTACATTTGCTCAGTGTGCGATCGGGGCTTCAAGACAAATCATTCTTTGCAAAACCATGTTAATGTGCATCTCGGAAGGAAGCCTCATGGTTGCTTATCTTGTGAAAGCCGTTTTACTACAGCTGGTGACTTGGCCAGACACGTTCGGTATAAACACACTCACGAAAAGCGACACAAGTGTACGGAGTGTGACTATGCCACCGTAGAAATGAGTAAGTTACGCCGTCATATGCGTGCCCATACTGGCGAACGCCCCTATCAGTGTCCTCATTGCACCTACGCTTCACCGGACAGCTTCAAATTGAAGCGACATTTGCGCATACATACTGGCGAAAAACCATACGAATGTGACATTTGTCAGTCTCGTTTCACGCAATCAAACTCGCTTAAATCTCATAAACTTATACACAGTGTGGATGATAAACCCGTATTCCAATGTGCGTTATGTCCAACGACTTGCAGTCGTAAATCTGACTTGCGTATACATGTGCAAAAACTTCACTATTCCGAAAAGCCGATTCCCTGTAGAAGGTGCGGTAAGGAATTGCCCGATCGGTACAGCTATAAAATACATGCAAAAACTCACGAAGGCGAACGCTGCTACAG CTGCGACCAGTGTAATTACAAATCGATTTCTATACGTAATCTGGATATTCATAAACAAATTCACAGCGATGAAAAACCATTTGGGTGTGATAAATGTGGTCAAAGTTTTCGGCAGAAGCAGCTGCTTGGGCGCCATACAAACTTATATCACAATGATAATTATGTACCGCCTCCGAAGCTAGAAAGAACACATAAATGTCCGTATTGTACTCGGACATTTGCTCATAAGGGTAATATGGTGCGGCACATGCAATTACACGATGCTGCTGTGGGCAATGGGAAAGATTTGAAAATTGAAGATGAGAAAACGGACTCGGATACACTATTCGATTTCGAGGATCCATATATGATCGACGATGAATCCGTTAGTGCGgaacattttgaagaatacgAGGTAATTGAGGAAGCGGATGAAACTGAGGAAAACTTAACCATAGAACAAGTTGAGCCAACCAGTAGTAAAACACGCAGCGTTAGAAATAGTTTAAAGGTACAGCCGGAAATgacaaaaacaataagaaaagAGAATAAGTATggaattaaaatggaaaatgtgTATGAGTCAATAGTTGAGGACGACGAGACCGATTTGCCTGAGTATATGGTGGTAAAAGTTCTGCAAAGTGACGATGAGTTGGAGGAGGAGGGCGACGGTTGtgttattttaacaaattttgacaACGTGAGGGCAATAG ATAATAGTCAGCTTAAAGAGGATGTGGATAACTGTTTTGGCTTTAAA ATGGAAGACGGTAATGATGCTGACGAAAGGACAGTTTTGCTCGATATCGTCGAGGATAACTAA